A DNA window from Stutzerimonas stutzeri contains the following coding sequences:
- the ftsY gene encoding signal recognition particle-docking protein FtsY, translating into MFGSNDDKKTPADPGEKKGLFGWLRKKPQQPVDEQPAAEPREGSLPHAEQPEADIEQPAIDAPEVLPERPVEAEILPEPEPEPEPEPEPEPEPEPEIAPVPVVAAAPVEAPAKLGFFARLKQGLSKTSSSIGEGMASLFLGKKAIDDDLLDELETRLLTADVGVEATTAIMQNLTRRVSRKELADSGALYTALQEELAGLLKPVEQPLVVDSGKRPYVILVVGVNGVGKTTTIGKLAKKLQLEGQKVMLAAGDTFRAAAVEQLQIWGERNSIPVIAQHTGADSASVIFDAVQAAKSRGVDVLIADTAGRLHTKDNLMEELKKVRRVMGKLDESAPHEVLLVLDAGTGQNAINQTRQFNQAVELTGLVLTKLDGTAKGGVIFALAKQFGTPIRYIGVGEGIDDLRTFEADAFVKALFAQREDA; encoded by the coding sequence ATGTTTGGTTCCAACGACGACAAGAAGACGCCGGCCGATCCCGGCGAAAAGAAAGGCCTGTTTGGTTGGCTGCGCAAGAAACCGCAGCAGCCGGTAGACGAGCAGCCTGCCGCCGAGCCGCGGGAAGGCAGCCTGCCACATGCCGAGCAGCCTGAGGCCGACATCGAACAACCGGCAATCGATGCCCCCGAAGTATTGCCCGAGCGGCCAGTCGAAGCCGAAATACTCCCAGAGCCAGAGCCAGAGCCAGAGCCAGAGCCAGAGCCAGAGCCAGAGCCAGAGCCGGAAATAGCGCCGGTGCCGGTGGTAGCGGCTGCGCCCGTGGAAGCGCCGGCCAAGCTGGGCTTCTTCGCCCGCCTCAAGCAGGGGCTGTCCAAGACCAGCTCCAGCATCGGCGAAGGCATGGCCAGCCTGTTTCTCGGCAAGAAGGCCATCGATGACGACCTCCTCGACGAGCTGGAAACCCGCCTGCTGACCGCCGACGTCGGTGTCGAGGCGACCACTGCTATCATGCAGAACCTCACCCGGCGTGTCTCGCGCAAAGAGCTAGCCGACAGCGGCGCGCTCTATACGGCGCTGCAGGAAGAGCTTGCCGGTCTGCTCAAACCGGTCGAGCAACCGCTCGTGGTCGACAGCGGCAAGCGCCCCTACGTCATCCTCGTGGTCGGCGTGAACGGTGTAGGCAAGACCACCACCATCGGCAAGCTGGCGAAGAAACTGCAGCTTGAAGGCCAGAAGGTCATGCTCGCCGCTGGCGATACCTTCCGTGCCGCGGCGGTGGAGCAATTGCAGATATGGGGCGAGCGCAACAGCATTCCGGTGATCGCCCAGCACACCGGTGCGGACTCCGCCTCGGTGATCTTCGACGCGGTGCAGGCAGCGAAGTCGCGCGGTGTCGACGTGCTGATCGCCGATACGGCGGGTCGTCTGCATACCAAGGACAACCTGATGGAAGAGCTGAAGAAGGTTCGTCGGGTCATGGGCAAGCTCGACGAATCGGCTCCGCACGAAGTGCTGCTGGTGCTCGACGCCGGCACCGGCCAGAACGCCATCAACCAGACCCGGCAGTTCAACCAGGCGGTCGAACTGACCGGCCTGGTGCTGACCAAGCTCGACGGTACCGCCAAGGGCGGGGTGATTTTCGCGCTGGCCAAGCAGTTCGGCACGCCGATCCGTTACATCGGCGTGGGCGAAGGGATCGACGACTTGCGCACCTTCGAGGCCGATGCATTCGTCAAAGCGCTTTTCGCCCAGCGGGAAGACGCATGA
- the ftsE gene encoding cell division ATP-binding protein FtsE — translation MIRFEQVGKRYPNGHVGLHELSFQVRRGEFLFVTGHSGAGKSTLLRLLLAMERPTSGKLLLAGQDLSRITNSQIPFLRRQIGVVFQNHQLLFDRTVFDNVALPLQILGLNKREIGQRVMTALERVSLKDKALQYPADLSTGQQQRVGIARAVVHRPALLLADEPTGNLDPRLAAEIMGVFEDINRLGTTVLIASHDLALIARMRHRMLTLQRGRLIGDGEASR, via the coding sequence ATGATCCGTTTCGAACAGGTCGGCAAACGCTACCCAAACGGCCACGTCGGGTTGCACGAGCTTTCCTTCCAGGTCCGCCGCGGCGAATTCCTCTTTGTCACCGGCCATTCCGGTGCCGGCAAAAGCACGCTGCTGCGGCTGTTGCTGGCGATGGAGCGTCCTACCAGCGGCAAGCTGCTGCTGGCCGGGCAGGACCTGTCGCGTATCACCAACTCACAGATTCCCTTCCTGCGCCGACAGATCGGTGTGGTGTTCCAGAACCATCAGCTGCTGTTCGACCGCACCGTGTTCGATAACGTCGCCCTGCCGTTGCAGATCCTCGGTCTCAACAAGCGCGAGATCGGTCAGCGGGTAATGACTGCACTGGAGCGCGTCAGCCTCAAGGACAAGGCGCTGCAGTATCCGGCTGATCTTTCCACCGGTCAGCAGCAGCGTGTCGGCATCGCCCGGGCCGTGGTGCATCGCCCGGCCTTGCTGCTGGCCGACGAACCCACCGGCAACCTCGACCCGCGACTGGCGGCAGAAATCATGGGCGTTTTCGAAGACATTAATCGTCTCGGCACTACCGTGCTGATCGCCAGTCACGATCTGGCGCTGATCGCGCGGATGCGTCATCGCATGCTGACGCTGCAGCGCGGTCGCCTGATCGGTGACGGGGAGGCTAGCCGATGA
- the ftsX gene encoding permease-like cell division protein FtsX: MSSEHKPKTNPSTAERIGGSVKKPEQPRGDEPDFKTLFHAWLESHRASLVDSVGRLFKQPIGSFFTCLVMAVALSLPMGLALLLDNVERLGGSWQRAAQISLFMQLDVDVDAGAGERLRDEVAEMPDVATADWVSREQALEEFQQLSGLGEALKELPENPLPGVIVVTPNEVDKDKLEALRLQLAELPGVQQAQLDLLWVERLTAILKLGDRFVFGLTLLLIATLLLVIGNTIRLHIENRRTEIEVVKLVGGTDGYVRRPFLYMGAIYGLGAGLIAWLLLAYGLGWLNEAVVSLAGLYGSDFGLGGVPSGDALSLVIGAVLLGYIGAWLAVARHLSELAPR; this comes from the coding sequence ATGAGCAGCGAACACAAGCCCAAAACCAACCCGAGCACGGCCGAGCGTATCGGCGGCTCGGTGAAGAAACCCGAGCAGCCGCGCGGCGACGAGCCGGATTTCAAGACGCTGTTTCACGCCTGGCTGGAAAGCCATCGCGCCAGCTTGGTGGACAGCGTCGGTCGTCTGTTCAAACAGCCGATCGGCAGCTTCTTCACCTGCCTGGTCATGGCGGTGGCGCTAAGCCTGCCGATGGGCCTGGCGCTGCTGCTGGACAACGTCGAGCGGCTCGGCGGTTCCTGGCAGCGCGCGGCGCAGATTTCGCTGTTCATGCAGCTGGACGTGGACGTGGACGCGGGTGCCGGTGAACGCTTGCGCGACGAGGTTGCCGAAATGCCCGATGTGGCAACGGCGGATTGGGTCAGCCGTGAGCAGGCGCTGGAAGAATTCCAACAGCTTTCCGGCCTCGGCGAAGCGCTCAAGGAACTGCCGGAGAATCCTTTGCCGGGCGTGATCGTGGTAACGCCCAACGAAGTGGACAAGGACAAGCTCGAAGCACTGCGCCTGCAGCTGGCCGAGCTGCCTGGCGTGCAGCAGGCGCAGCTGGATCTGCTTTGGGTCGAACGCCTGACCGCCATCCTCAAGCTCGGCGACCGCTTCGTCTTCGGTCTGACCTTGTTGCTAATTGCCACGCTACTGTTGGTGATCGGCAATACCATTCGCCTGCACATCGAGAACCGCCGTACCGAGATCGAAGTGGTCAAATTGGTCGGCGGCACCGACGGTTACGTGCGCCGGCCCTTCCTCTACATGGGCGCCATATACGGCCTGGGCGCCGGCCTGATCGCCTGGCTGCTGCTTGCTTACGGGCTCGGCTGGCTGAACGAGGCGGTGGTTAGTCTGGCGGGCCTTTACGGCAGCGATTTCGGTCTGGGAGGCGTTCCCTCCGGCGATGCGTTGTCCTTGGTGATTGGCGCGGTGCTGCTTGGATACATCGGCGCCTGGCTGGCAGTTGCAAGGCACCTGAGCGAGCTGGCTCCTAGATAA
- the rpoH gene encoding RNA polymerase sigma factor RpoH, whose translation MTTTLQPVQALVPGANLEAYVQTVNSLPLLTVEQERELAGRLFYHQDLEAARQMVLAHLRFVVHIARSYSGYGLAQADLIQEGNVGLMKAVKRFNPEMGVRLVSFAVHWIRAEIHEFILRNWRIVKVATTKAQRKLFFNLRSQKKRLAWLNNDEVTAVADSLGVEPHEVREMESRLTGHDMAFDPAADADDDSAYQSPAHYLEDHRYDPARQLEDADWSDSSTSSLHTALEALDERSRDILQQRWLNENKATLHDLAAKYSVSAERIRQLEKNAMNKLKGSIQA comes from the coding sequence ATGACAACTACTCTGCAACCTGTTCAAGCGCTAGTCCCTGGAGCCAATCTCGAGGCCTACGTGCAGACCGTGAACAGCCTTCCGCTGCTTACCGTCGAGCAGGAGCGCGAGCTGGCCGGGCGCCTCTTCTACCATCAGGATCTCGAAGCAGCCCGGCAAATGGTGCTGGCGCACCTGCGTTTCGTTGTTCATATCGCCCGCAGCTATTCCGGCTACGGACTGGCCCAGGCCGACCTAATCCAGGAAGGCAATGTCGGCCTGATGAAGGCGGTCAAGCGTTTCAACCCTGAGATGGGCGTGCGGCTGGTGTCCTTTGCCGTGCACTGGATTCGCGCCGAAATCCACGAGTTCATCCTGCGTAACTGGCGCATCGTCAAGGTCGCGACCACCAAGGCGCAGCGCAAACTGTTCTTCAATCTGCGCAGCCAGAAGAAGCGTCTGGCCTGGCTGAACAACGATGAAGTGACCGCCGTGGCCGATAGCCTGGGCGTTGAGCCACATGAAGTGCGCGAGATGGAAAGCCGCCTGACCGGCCATGACATGGCGTTCGATCCGGCAGCCGATGCTGACGACGACAGCGCCTACCAGTCGCCGGCGCACTATCTGGAAGACCATCGCTACGATCCGGCCCGTCAGTTGGAAGACGCCGACTGGAGCGATAGCTCAACCTCCAGCCTGCACACCGCGCTCGAGGCGCTGGACGAGCGCAGCCGGGACATTCTCCAGCAGCGCTGGCTGAACGAGAACAAGGCCACCCTGCACGACCTGGCAGCCAAGTACAGCGTGTCAGCTGAGCGTATTCGTCAGCTGGAAAAGAATGCGATGAACAAGCTGAAGGGCTCGATTCAGGCCTGA
- a CDS encoding hybrid sensor histidine kinase/response regulator encodes MSDPAAIHHSPPYGLRQLFSWRNGIAWAMLAFMLLVQVVVWQSLRANEDRAAQQQFQMLGDKVTEAIRKRLRDHEQILLGGAGLFDAVEDVSREQWRKYVERLLLPDRYPGIQGVGFSQAIAHEQRDAFVARIRAQGFPEYDIHPAGERELYTSIIYLEPFLGRNLIAFGYDMYSEPTRRRAMQRAAALGETSITGKVTLLQETHGNVQAGILLYVPVYRPGTLASTPEQRQQALIGFVYSPYRVDDLMRGILRAADLPLALHIYASAGEQPDHLLYASSEAPEAGSARYSKLQQLELYGQTWTLRMDSRPEFEERFHANEVLVFGLGLGLSLLVFLLTSSLALRHSRAQALAKEMTRHIRQSRHDLRLSEERLSLALKGSNDGLWDLDLEAGSMFASPRAWEMLGYRPNELSCDLRLWERVTVAEDLAQQKARLAQTMLSNADHFTTELRLQHKHGHIVPVLLRGYIQRDQQGMAQRISGTLMDLTERKRVEQMKNDFVSTVSHELRTPLTSISGALGLIVGGALGAAPAPMQQMLEIAYRNSLRLGHLINDLLDMEKIAAGKMSFELREHSLGDLLEESLVSNQALCEQHGVRCTLEHPSDALVWVDGMRLQQVLGNFLSNAVKFTPERGLIRLHSSLRGTRVRISVTDQGPGIPEAFRSRVFEKFAQADASDSRQKSGTGLGLAITKELIERMGGTVGFDCPPGQGTTFWCELPIQIPSNEADSGDGQPRILVVEDEPDTGRLLHMMLREGGYGVERVQSLHQAREKLASGRYEAMTLDLHLPDGSGMQLIDELRGKPAMQDLPIVVISAAHQFEQAQFPEWIVWLHKPITNAQLLVAVEKARNNIRQARNAPR; translated from the coding sequence ATGAGCGACCCAGCAGCGATACACCACAGTCCGCCCTATGGCTTGCGTCAGCTGTTCAGCTGGCGGAACGGCATCGCCTGGGCAATGCTGGCGTTCATGCTGCTGGTGCAGGTGGTGGTCTGGCAAAGCTTGCGCGCCAACGAAGACCGCGCGGCACAGCAGCAATTCCAGATGCTCGGCGACAAGGTCACCGAGGCGATCCGCAAACGTCTACGTGACCATGAACAGATTCTGCTCGGCGGCGCGGGCCTTTTCGATGCCGTAGAAGATGTTAGCCGCGAACAATGGCGCAAGTACGTCGAACGCCTGTTACTGCCTGACCGCTATCCCGGCATCCAGGGCGTCGGCTTCAGCCAGGCGATTGCGCATGAGCAACGCGATGCCTTCGTCGCCCGCATCCGCGCGCAGGGCTTTCCCGAATATGACATTCATCCCGCTGGCGAGCGCGAACTCTATACCTCGATCATTTATCTGGAGCCCTTCCTCGGCCGTAACCTGATCGCATTTGGCTACGACATGTACTCCGAGCCGACTCGCCGCCGAGCCATGCAGCGTGCCGCAGCGCTAGGCGAGACCAGCATTACCGGAAAAGTGACGTTGTTGCAGGAAACGCACGGCAATGTTCAGGCCGGAATATTGCTCTATGTGCCGGTATACCGGCCGGGGACGCTAGCGAGCACGCCGGAGCAGCGCCAACAGGCCTTGATAGGCTTCGTCTACAGCCCGTATCGGGTCGATGACCTGATGCGCGGTATCCTGCGCGCCGCCGACCTACCTCTGGCGCTGCACATCTACGCCAGCGCCGGCGAACAGCCTGACCACCTGCTCTATGCCTCAAGCGAGGCACCCGAGGCCGGCAGCGCACGCTACAGCAAACTCCAGCAGCTGGAGCTGTACGGTCAGACCTGGACCCTGCGCATGGATAGCCGCCCCGAGTTCGAAGAGCGTTTTCACGCCAACGAAGTACTGGTGTTCGGTCTCGGGCTTGGCTTGAGCCTGCTGGTATTTCTCCTGACATCATCGCTGGCATTGCGCCACAGCCGAGCGCAGGCGCTGGCGAAGGAGATGACCCGTCACATCCGCCAAAGCAGACATGACCTACGCCTGAGTGAGGAGCGCCTTTCGCTGGCGCTCAAAGGCAGCAACGATGGCCTGTGGGATCTGGATCTGGAAGCCGGCAGCATGTTCGCCTCGCCCCGCGCATGGGAGATGCTCGGCTACCGGCCGAATGAGCTGAGCTGTGACCTGAGGTTGTGGGAACGTGTAACCGTTGCCGAAGACCTGGCGCAACAGAAGGCGCGGCTGGCGCAAACCATGCTTTCCAATGCCGACCATTTCACCACCGAGCTGCGCCTGCAGCACAAGCATGGCCATATTGTGCCGGTACTGTTGCGCGGCTATATCCAGCGTGATCAGCAGGGCATGGCACAGCGTATCAGCGGAACGCTGATGGACCTGACGGAACGCAAGCGCGTCGAGCAGATGAAAAACGACTTCGTCTCCACCGTCAGCCATGAGCTGCGCACTCCCCTCACATCCATCAGTGGCGCACTCGGCCTGATCGTCGGCGGCGCACTTGGCGCCGCCCCTGCGCCCATGCAGCAGATGCTCGAGATCGCCTACCGCAACAGCTTGCGCCTGGGGCATCTGATCAACGACCTGCTGGACATGGAAAAGATTGCCGCCGGCAAGATGTCCTTCGAGCTGCGCGAGCATTCACTTGGCGATCTGCTCGAGGAATCGCTGGTCAGCAACCAGGCGCTCTGCGAGCAGCATGGTGTGCGCTGTACCCTCGAGCATCCGAGCGATGCGCTCGTCTGGGTAGATGGGATGCGCCTGCAGCAAGTTCTTGGCAATTTCCTTTCCAATGCCGTCAAGTTCACCCCAGAGCGAGGACTGATTCGCCTGCACAGCAGCCTGCGCGGAACCAGGGTGCGTATCAGCGTCACCGACCAGGGGCCCGGCATTCCGGAGGCGTTCCGCTCGCGCGTATTCGAGAAATTCGCCCAGGCAGACGCATCCGACAGTCGGCAGAAGTCCGGCACAGGGCTGGGACTTGCAATCACCAAAGAGCTGATCGAGCGAATGGGCGGCACTGTCGGCTTCGATTGCCCACCCGGACAGGGCACCACGTTCTGGTGCGAACTTCCAATCCAGATCCCGTCCAACGAAGCGGACAGCGGTGATGGCCAGCCTCGAATCCTAGTAGTCGAAGACGAACCGGATACTGGTCGCCTGCTGCATATGATGCTGCGCGAAGGCGGCTATGGCGTGGAGCGGGTACAAAGCCTGCATCAGGCCCGCGAGAAGCTCGCCTCGGGACGCTACGAGGCCATGACGCTCGACCTGCACCTGCCCGATGGCAGCGGCATGCAGCTGATCGACGAGCTGCGAGGCAAGCCCGCCATGCAGGATCTACCGATTGTCGTAATCTCGGCCGCGCATCAATTCGAACAGGCGCAGTTCCCCGAGTGGATCGTCTGGCTGCACAAACCGATCACCAATGCCCAGCTGCTGGTCGCTGTGGAAAAAGCACGGAACAATATCCGTCAGGCCAGAAACGCACCCCGATAG
- the dibA gene encoding phosphodiesterase DibA, whose protein sequence is MNTYLVRLSLGYFCLAILWIVLGDTLVNHLAAGDSHAWQLGKGLLFVTLTSALIFTLGGHHFRRFDEQQRAQRVQETSLKQAAAVFDSTQEGVLVTDPRQHIVHVNPAFSRITGYSNEEVLGQTPKLFASGKHDAEFYQQMWLALKEKGEWSGEIWNRRKNGEVYPQWQNLRCIHDNQGQLSHYVAVFSDLSALKRSREELDQLAHYDPLVNLPNRLLFNERAKQDLERARTNKRSGALLLIDLDHFKDINESLGHSLGDALLQAVSSRLSEHIEEGMTLGRLGGDEFALLCEGYGAEKATALALRILDRLNEPFHIAEQELFSSASIGIVLYPYPTDVQNVEQLMRNADSALFKAKSSGRSTYAFYSQELTSQARQRVELVTALRQALEQGQLRLHFQPIYNLRQGTISGFEALVRWEHPEKGLIAPGVFIPIAEETGLISAIDHWVLEQACHQAREWLGQGRPLGFIAVNISSRLFGNGELDLQVATILARSGLEAHHLELEITESAVMQDPDAALELLQRLRALGVQLAIDDFGTGYSSLQRLKRMNVHKLKIDQGFVRGLPDDREDAAITRSVISLAHNLGLQVVAEGIEVADQAAFLLSQNCDYGQGYGLSRPVPPTDIDWRPAKLSYGQSCSSRH, encoded by the coding sequence ATGAACACATACCTCGTCCGGCTGAGTCTGGGCTATTTCTGTCTGGCCATCCTGTGGATTGTTCTCGGCGATACGCTGGTGAACCATCTGGCCGCGGGCGACAGCCACGCCTGGCAGCTCGGCAAGGGCCTCCTGTTCGTAACGCTTACCAGTGCGCTGATATTCACGCTCGGCGGCCACCACTTTCGTCGCTTCGATGAACAGCAGCGCGCCCAGCGCGTGCAGGAGACCAGTCTTAAGCAGGCGGCTGCGGTATTCGACAGTACCCAAGAAGGCGTACTGGTAACCGACCCCCGTCAGCACATCGTGCATGTCAATCCCGCGTTCAGCCGTATCACCGGGTACAGCAACGAAGAGGTGCTCGGGCAGACGCCGAAATTGTTCGCTTCGGGCAAGCACGACGCGGAGTTCTATCAGCAGATGTGGCTGGCGCTGAAGGAAAAGGGTGAGTGGAGCGGCGAGATATGGAACCGCCGCAAGAACGGCGAGGTATACCCGCAATGGCAGAACCTGCGTTGCATCCATGACAATCAGGGCCAGCTCAGCCATTACGTGGCTGTTTTTTCCGACCTCTCGGCACTGAAGCGCTCCCGCGAAGAACTCGACCAGCTCGCCCACTACGATCCGCTGGTTAATCTGCCGAACCGTCTGCTGTTCAACGAGCGGGCCAAACAGGACCTCGAGCGAGCCCGGACCAACAAGCGCAGCGGCGCGCTGCTATTGATCGACCTCGACCACTTCAAGGACATCAACGAGAGCCTTGGCCATAGCCTGGGGGACGCCTTGCTGCAGGCGGTCAGCTCACGGCTGAGCGAGCACATCGAAGAAGGCATGACGCTTGGACGGCTCGGCGGTGACGAGTTCGCTCTGCTCTGCGAGGGCTACGGTGCTGAGAAGGCGACGGCACTGGCGCTGCGCATTCTCGACCGCCTCAACGAGCCTTTTCATATAGCTGAGCAGGAGCTTTTCAGCAGCGCCAGCATCGGCATCGTGCTCTACCCCTATCCGACCGACGTGCAGAACGTCGAGCAACTGATGCGCAATGCCGACTCGGCACTGTTCAAGGCCAAGAGCAGCGGCCGCTCGACCTATGCATTCTATTCGCAGGAACTGACCAGCCAGGCGCGCCAGCGCGTGGAGCTGGTGACTGCGCTGCGACAGGCCCTGGAGCAAGGGCAGCTGCGCCTGCACTTTCAGCCAATCTATAACCTGCGCCAAGGCACCATCAGCGGCTTCGAAGCCCTGGTGCGCTGGGAGCATCCGGAAAAAGGACTGATCGCACCGGGCGTTTTCATCCCGATTGCCGAGGAAACCGGGCTCATCAGTGCCATCGACCACTGGGTGCTGGAGCAGGCCTGCCACCAGGCGCGTGAGTGGCTCGGCCAAGGACGTCCGCTCGGTTTTATCGCGGTGAACATTTCCAGCCGCTTATTCGGCAACGGCGAACTCGACCTGCAGGTAGCCACCATTCTCGCCAGGAGCGGCCTGGAGGCTCATCATCTGGAACTGGAGATCACCGAAAGCGCGGTCATGCAGGATCCGGACGCTGCTCTGGAACTGCTGCAGCGCCTACGCGCGCTCGGTGTGCAACTGGCGATCGACGACTTCGGCACCGGCTATTCATCGCTGCAGCGCCTCAAACGGATGAACGTGCACAAGCTGAAGATCGATCAAGGCTTCGTCAGAGGCCTGCCGGACGATCGTGAGGACGCGGCTATTACCCGCTCGGTGATAAGCCTGGCGCACAACCTGGGCCTGCAGGTTGTTGCCGAAGGCATCGAAGTTGCGGACCAGGCGGCGTTCCTGCTATCCCAGAATTGCGACTATGGGCAGGGTTACGGTTTGTCCCGGCCGGTGCCGCCAACCGACATCGACTGGCGACCCGCCAAGCTCAGTTATGGCCAGAGCTGCTCGTCCAGACACTGA
- the mtgA gene encoding monofunctional biosynthetic peptidoglycan transglycosylase: MLRNFLLRLSKLLLWLIGLSVLLVLLFRWVPPPFTALMIERKIESWRTGETIDLTRDWRPWRELPEDLKMAVIAAEDQKFADHWGFDVAAIRAALSHNERGGSLRGASTLSQQVAKNLFLWSGRSWPRKALEAWFTGLIELLWPKQRILEVYLNSVEWGDGVFGAQAAAQHHFGTGAAYLSTRQASLLAAVLPNPRQWSAGKPSSYVNNRAAWIRQQMRQLGGSHYLQRIKPDQPDWWPSWL; the protein is encoded by the coding sequence ATGTTGCGAAACTTTCTGCTGCGCCTGTCCAAATTGCTGCTCTGGTTGATCGGCCTATCCGTGCTGCTGGTGCTGCTGTTTCGTTGGGTGCCTCCGCCGTTCACCGCTTTGATGATCGAGCGCAAGATCGAATCATGGCGCACAGGTGAAACTATCGACCTGACGCGCGACTGGCGCCCGTGGCGCGAGCTGCCGGAAGACCTGAAGATGGCGGTGATTGCCGCCGAAGACCAAAAGTTCGCCGACCACTGGGGCTTCGATGTCGCAGCAATACGTGCCGCGCTCAGCCACAATGAGCGCGGCGGTTCGCTGCGTGGTGCTAGCACCCTGAGCCAGCAGGTGGCGAAGAATCTGTTCCTCTGGTCGGGCCGCAGCTGGCCACGCAAGGCCCTGGAGGCCTGGTTCACCGGGCTGATCGAGTTGCTCTGGCCCAAGCAACGCATCCTCGAGGTCTATCTCAATAGCGTCGAGTGGGGCGATGGCGTTTTCGGCGCGCAGGCAGCGGCGCAGCATCACTTCGGAACCGGCGCGGCGTACCTGTCGACCCGTCAGGCAAGCCTGCTGGCTGCGGTACTGCCCAACCCGCGGCAATGGAGCGCCGGCAAGCCGAGCAGCTACGTGAACAATCGCGCGGCATGGATTCGCCAGCAGATGCGCCAGTTGGGCGGCAGCCATTATCTGCAGCGGATCAAACCCGACCAACCGGACTGGTGGCCGAGCTGGCTTTGA
- a CDS encoding DUF423 domain-containing protein, whose protein sequence is MIRCYLTLAALFGFTGVALGAFASHGLRDQLSTAYLAVFQTGVQYQLIHALALFGVALLALLRPSRLLTAAGTLFIIGILLFSGSLYLLTLSGIGKLGMITPIGGTAFLAGWLCLAVAGWRIRG, encoded by the coding sequence ATGATCCGTTGTTATCTCACACTGGCTGCTTTGTTCGGCTTCACCGGTGTCGCGCTCGGCGCCTTTGCTTCTCACGGCCTCAGAGACCAGCTGAGCACTGCTTATCTCGCCGTTTTCCAAACGGGTGTGCAGTACCAGCTGATTCATGCACTGGCGTTGTTCGGTGTTGCGTTGCTGGCCTTGCTGCGTCCCAGTCGCCTGCTGACCGCGGCCGGAACCCTGTTCATCATAGGCATCCTGCTGTTTTCCGGCAGCCTCTATCTGCTGACCCTGAGTGGCATCGGCAAGCTGGGCATGATCACGCCGATAGGCGGCACGGCCTTCCTCGCGGGCTGGCTGTGTCTGGCGGTGGCCGGCTGGCGTATACGCGGCTGA
- the thiS gene encoding sulfur carrier protein ThiS — MAANSMQIQLNGEPYELPAGETLADLLVRLELSGRRLAVELNRDIVPRSAHASTELSDGDHVEVVHAIGGG; from the coding sequence ATGGCGGCGAACAGCATGCAGATTCAGTTGAATGGCGAACCCTATGAGCTGCCAGCCGGCGAGACGCTCGCCGACCTGCTGGTGCGTCTCGAACTGAGCGGCCGCCGCCTGGCTGTCGAGCTCAATCGGGACATCGTGCCACGCAGCGCACATGCGTCCACCGAGCTTAGCGACGGCGATCACGTCGAGGTTGTACACGCCATCGGTGGCGGCTAG
- a CDS encoding thiazole synthase, whose product MRSVPNDKPFILAGRTYQSRLLVGTGKYKDLEETRTAIEASGAEIVTVAVRRTNIGQNPGEPNLLDVISPDRYTILPNTAGCYTAEDAVRTCRLARELLDGHKLVKLEVLADQKTLFPNVIETLKAAEVLVKDGFDVMVYTSDDPIIARQLAEMGCIAVMPLAGLIGTGLGICNPYNLRIILEEATVPVLVDAGVGTASDATIAMELGCEAVLMNSAIAHAQNPVLMAEAMKYAIEAGRLAYLAGRMPKKLYASASSPLDGLIR is encoded by the coding sequence ATGCGCTCAGTTCCGAACGACAAGCCCTTCATCCTGGCCGGTCGCACCTATCAGTCGCGCCTGCTGGTAGGTACCGGCAAATACAAGGATCTCGAAGAAACCCGCACGGCCATCGAGGCCTCCGGTGCCGAGATCGTTACCGTTGCGGTGCGCCGCACCAACATTGGCCAGAATCCTGGCGAGCCCAACCTGCTCGACGTGATCAGCCCCGACCGCTACACCATCCTGCCGAACACCGCTGGCTGCTACACCGCTGAGGATGCGGTGCGCACTTGCCGACTGGCCCGTGAACTGCTCGACGGTCACAAGCTGGTCAAGCTGGAAGTGCTGGCCGATCAGAAGACACTGTTTCCCAACGTGATCGAAACCCTCAAGGCGGCCGAAGTGCTGGTCAAGGACGGCTTCGACGTCATGGTGTACACCAGCGACGACCCGATAATCGCTCGTCAGCTGGCCGAGATGGGCTGCATCGCCGTGATGCCGCTGGCGGGTCTGATTGGCACCGGACTGGGCATCTGCAATCCGTACAACCTGCGCATCATCCTTGAAGAAGCCACGGTCCCCGTGCTGGTGGATGCCGGTGTCGGTACCGCATCGGACGCGACCATCGCCATGGAACTGGGCTGCGAAGCGGTGCTGATGAACAGCGCCATCGCCCATGCACAGAATCCGGTGCTGATGGCCGAGGCTATGAAGTACGCGATCGAGGCCGGCCGTCTGGCTTACCTCGCCGGGCGCATGCCGAAGAAGCTCTACGCCAGCGCCTCGTCACCGCTGGACGGGCTGATTCGCTGA